Proteins encoded in a region of the Nostoc sp. UHCC 0926 genome:
- a CDS encoding DUF6398 domain-containing protein: protein MICIAKPVGEKVPKPMQEKFEEITRLTDAFCSQHLKAEYAEMSRQLAVALCRKRPSPLATISA from the coding sequence ATGATTTGTATAGCTAAACCAGTAGGCGAAAAAGTTCCCAAACCGATGCAAGAGAAATTTGAGGAAATCACCCGCCTCACCGATGCCTTCTGCTCTCAACATCTCAAAGCCGAATATGCAGAGATGTCGCGCCAACTGGCGGTAGCTCTGTGCCGCAAGCGTCCTTCGCCCCTAGCAACAATTTCTGCTTGA